One window from the genome of bacterium encodes:
- a CDS encoding DHA2 family efflux MFS transporter permease subunit codes for MAVASAPALVSAPNRWLIVAAVTFGTLMGTVDASIVNVALPSIQAAFGVSITEVTWVTTGYLIAFVLVLPLTGWLASMFGRKPLYQACLVVFMGASMLAGLAPSLPFLVAARVLQGLGAGVLGPTEQAILGETFPPEQRGLATGLYGLVVVLGPTIGPLLGGAITDTYSWRWIFYINLPVGIIGLLMVASFVIEPSYIKAHRTAIDVVGIGFMTAGFMSLLVVLEEGNRWDWFSSPLVWGFGLVAVSCLLLFVLWELLGTETPAVDLRILANPSFAAAWVCVTLLGFGLIGALLLQSLFLQEVLGYTATQTGLAFMPRGLVTMIMSPISGLLLYRVGPRLMATMGLACVSSAIFLMSRWTLETGPLQTVIPLMINGLGLSMLFIPLMNAGLAAADRRKLTGAAGLLNLQLQLGASFGTAVLATLIERGIQRYHARLVEQALPTNPAFSQMVHQISQLMIGGGSDAVTAQQQAMAVVDGIIVRQATVLSFEHAFQVVAAVLLLMLVCIPFLRRPARADAGH; via the coding sequence ATGGCCGTCGCTTCCGCCCCCGCTCTGGTCTCCGCCCCCAACCGGTGGCTGATCGTCGCGGCCGTGACCTTCGGCACGCTGATGGGCACGGTCGACGCGTCCATCGTCAACGTCGCCCTCCCCAGCATCCAGGCGGCGTTCGGGGTGTCGATCACCGAGGTCACCTGGGTCACAACCGGGTACCTGATCGCGTTCGTCCTCGTGCTCCCGCTGACGGGGTGGCTCGCCTCGATGTTCGGCCGCAAGCCGCTCTATCAGGCCTGCCTGGTGGTGTTCATGGGCGCGTCGATGCTGGCCGGCCTGGCCCCATCCCTCCCCTTCCTCGTCGCCGCGCGGGTGCTGCAGGGCCTCGGTGCCGGCGTGCTCGGTCCCACGGAACAGGCGATCCTGGGCGAGACCTTCCCGCCCGAGCAGCGGGGGTTGGCGACGGGCCTGTACGGGCTGGTCGTGGTGCTGGGGCCGACGATCGGCCCGCTGCTGGGCGGCGCGATCACCGACACGTACAGCTGGCGCTGGATCTTCTATATTAACCTGCCGGTCGGGATCATCGGGCTCCTGATGGTCGCGAGCTTCGTCATCGAGCCGTCGTATATCAAGGCGCACCGCACCGCGATCGACGTCGTGGGGATCGGCTTCATGACGGCGGGGTTTATGTCGCTGCTCGTGGTCCTGGAAGAGGGCAACCGCTGGGACTGGTTCTCGTCTCCGCTGGTGTGGGGCTTCGGCCTCGTCGCCGTGTCGTGTCTCTTGTTGTTCGTCCTCTGGGAGCTGCTGGGGACGGAGACCCCGGCCGTCGACCTGCGGATCCTGGCCAACCCCTCGTTCGCGGCGGCGTGGGTCTGCGTGACGCTGCTCGGCTTTGGGCTCATCGGCGCGCTCCTCCTGCAGTCGCTCTTCCTGCAGGAGGTCCTCGGCTACACCGCCACGCAGACCGGACTCGCCTTTATGCCGCGCGGATTGGTGACGATGATCATGAGCCCGATCTCCGGCCTGCTCCTCTACCGCGTGGGCCCGCGGCTCATGGCGACGATGGGCCTGGCCTGTGTCTCCTCGGCCATATTCCTGATGTCCCGATGGACGCTGGAGACCGGCCCGCTGCAGACGGTGATTCCGCTGATGATCAACGGGCTCGGGCTGTCGATGCTGTTCATCCCGCTGATGAACGCGGGGCTGGCGGCGGCGGACCGCCGGAAGCTGACCGGGGCGGCCGGCCTGCTCAACCTGCAGCTCCAGCTCGGCGCGTCGTTCGGCACCGCGGTGTTGGCGACGCTGATCGAGCGGGGCATTCAACGATACCACGCCCGGCTCGTGGAGCAGGCCCTGCCGACAAACCCCGCGTTCTCGCAAATGGTGCACCAGATCTCACAGCTGATGATCGGGGGCGGGAGCGACGCGGTCACCGCCCAGCAGCAGGCGATGGCCGTGGTGGACGGCATCATCGTCCGCCAGGCCACCGTGCTGTCCTTCGAGCA